In the Maribacter sp. MJ134 genome, one interval contains:
- a CDS encoding sterol desaturase family protein translates to MQQFLEAFISAVKGSLHWTWKSIIFEVPWYINYFWGLILISLLVWGLEILFPWRKNQSIFRKDFWLDGFYMFFNFFLFSIAISGVYKVLELVFRSYKIKMDSIAVINLSDMPGWLQLATFFVLLDFVQWFTHILLHKYPFLWQFHKIHHSVKEMGFAAHLRYHWMENIFYKPLKTIAVMLLGGFEPEQAYIVHFIAIAIGHLNHSNIKLSWGPFKYLLNNPVMHLYHHAYKLPEGKFGVNFGISLSLWDYIFKTNYIPEESGQVLLGFEGDEEIPTSFWKQITFGFGKSKPKDL, encoded by the coding sequence ATGCAACAATTTTTAGAAGCGTTTATTTCTGCGGTAAAAGGAAGTCTTCATTGGACATGGAAGTCCATTATCTTTGAAGTACCCTGGTACATCAATTATTTCTGGGGCCTAATATTGATTTCACTTTTGGTATGGGGTTTAGAAATACTATTCCCATGGAGAAAAAACCAGTCTATCTTTCGAAAGGACTTTTGGCTAGATGGTTTTTATATGTTCTTTAATTTTTTTCTCTTTAGTATAGCTATAAGTGGTGTTTATAAAGTACTCGAACTAGTTTTCCGTAGTTATAAAATTAAAATGGACAGTATCGCGGTTATAAACCTATCAGATATGCCAGGATGGCTTCAACTGGCTACGTTCTTTGTGCTCTTGGATTTCGTGCAGTGGTTTACCCACATTTTGCTTCATAAATATCCTTTCTTATGGCAATTTCATAAAATTCACCATAGTGTAAAGGAAATGGGTTTTGCAGCACATTTGCGCTATCATTGGATGGAGAATATTTTTTATAAGCCCTTGAAAACTATCGCTGTAATGCTTCTGGGAGGTTTTGAGCCTGAACAGGCTTACATTGTACATTTTATAGCCATTGCCATTGGCCACCTTAATCATTCCAATATCAAATTATCGTGGGGTCCTTTTAAATATCTATTAAATAATCCCGTGATGCATTTATATCATCATGCTTATAAATTACCTGAGGGTAAATTTGGAGTTAATTTTGGTATTAGCCTTAGTCTTTGGGACTATATCTTTAAAACAAACTACATCCCTGAAGAGAGTGGACAAGTTCTTTTAGGCTTTGAAGGGGACGAAGAAATTCCCACTAGCTTTTGGAAACAAATAACCTTCGGTTTTGGAAAATCAAAACCGAAGGATTTATAA
- a CDS encoding type 1 periplasmic binding fold superfamily protein: MKTIANLNMNFNAKTVLALLTVGLLTFSCSNDDDDPEAVDEEEVITTMNITLTAASGNITLQSQDLDGDGPNAPIIDISGNLAANTVYAGSIELLNETETPAEDVTLEVAEEDDEHQFFFATTGGLTSADYADEDGDGNPLGILFTLTTGDAGNGTLQVTLRHEPKKPNDGTLSDAGGETDIAQTFNVVVE, translated from the coding sequence ATGAAAACAATTGCTAATTTAAACATGAATTTCAATGCAAAAACAGTGCTTGCACTTTTGACAGTAGGACTACTTACATTCTCCTGCTCCAATGACGACGACGACCCGGAAGCAGTGGACGAGGAAGAAGTTATTACCACCATGAACATAACACTCACAGCGGCAAGTGGAAACATTACCTTACAATCACAAGATTTAGATGGTGACGGTCCTAACGCTCCTATAATTGATATATCAGGTAATTTGGCTGCCAACACTGTATATGCTGGAAGCATAGAACTGTTGAACGAGACGGAAACTCCCGCTGAAGATGTAACCTTAGAAGTTGCTGAAGAAGATGATGAACACCAGTTTTTCTTTGCTACAACAGGTGGCTTAACTAGTGCTGATTATGCCGACGAAGATGGTGACGGAAATCCCTTGGGAATTTTGTTCACTTTAACTACCGGAGACGCTGGGAACGGTACTTTACAGGTAACCTTACGTCATGAGCCGAAAAAACCAAATGATGGTACCCTTTCCGATGCAGGAGGAGAGACCGATATTGCACAAACATTCAATGTAGTAGTAGAATAA
- a CDS encoding monoheme cytochrome C has protein sequence MGDRNKKTNRNSYGLVIALPLILSVGVLYFFYVEHPTEFMDKAPDNISGGEEVLKAENPNAIVDGIHVRTGLLEAEGLMTVVNNCTTCHSAQLVTQNRMGRAQWEATIRWMQKEQGLWELGDNEEIIINYLTTNYPVLKKGRRQALTAIDWYNLEE, from the coding sequence ATGGGCGATAGAAATAAAAAAACCAATAGAAATAGTTACGGATTGGTGATTGCTTTACCTCTTATATTATCTGTTGGTGTTCTATATTTTTTTTATGTAGAACATCCAACAGAATTTATGGATAAGGCTCCGGATAACATTTCAGGAGGGGAGGAGGTACTTAAAGCTGAAAATCCAAACGCTATAGTAGACGGTATTCACGTAAGAACAGGTTTGTTGGAGGCAGAAGGGTTAATGACCGTTGTTAATAATTGTACTACATGCCATTCAGCTCAATTAGTTACACAGAACAGAATGGGTAGGGCCCAGTGGGAAGCAACTATAAGATGGATGCAAAAAGAACAAGGGTTATGGGAATTAGGAGATAATGAGGAGATTATAATAAATTACCTGACTACAAATTATCCTGTTCTGAAAAAAGGTCGGCGACAAGCACTCACTGCCATTGATTGGTATAATTTAGAAGAGTAG
- a CDS encoding TonB-dependent receptor, which translates to MKYSILLFIAFAFGNTLMAQECSSILIGEIVDFHDNSPLSGATVTITGTSKQLISSAEGKFTFKDVCNGVIELEVSHPDCKSQFKTVRIKGDTYEKIRLEHHLEELDEVKVTGTADNVTTSAQEDRLRLEDVEKFSGASLGDALKTMTGVSSLNTGANIVKPVIQGLNGSRILILNNNVRMQDMEWGEEHAPNVDINANQNISIIKGAAALEYGGDAIGGVIIMNPLAVIRSDSLYGKTQMNLFSNGRGGNLTSTLVKSYKSGLYIKGQGSYKRLGDLEAPDYLLSNTGIQEKGIAFTIGKRDFVQGWEAYYSLFDSDIGILRASHIGNVDDLIEAINSEEPSIINNFSYDIIRPNQEVTHHLGKLNYYRRFEGLGKWSVQYDFQRNRRLEYDVRVGDDANKASIDLRLTTHSLSTDIKIDSNKDVDLKIGLLGRYQSNFANPATGVRRLIPDYDKYDFGIFSIAEYEINPQITFDAGLRYDFTRINAKKFYRTSRWEERGYDVDFDDLVIDDLGTQLLTNPIFDYHNVSATGGLKYNFRSNDLVRLNYSFSQRAPNPSELFSDGLHHSAARIELGDLRIKSESASKISVSLEKTGNNWGYTIAPFLNSINDFIILEPTEVEFTIRGAFPVWSYRQTNAQLLGIDAAIYSKWSSAIRTDHKFSWVRGTDRETDIPLINIPAANLSNVISYINSKLKNLNISLESQYVFEQQRFPPNIQVFSPQQQQEVALNINTPPEAYHLLALDIETSFTITNDNDFKIGLRATNLLNTNYRDYLNRQRYFVDDLGRNISLRLIYNY; encoded by the coding sequence ATGAAATATAGTATACTTCTATTTATTGCCTTTGCATTTGGTAATACCCTAATGGCTCAAGAATGTAGCTCCATTTTAATAGGGGAGATTGTCGATTTTCATGACAATAGTCCCTTGTCCGGTGCTACTGTGACCATTACGGGCACCTCCAAACAACTCATTTCCTCGGCCGAAGGCAAATTCACCTTTAAAGATGTCTGCAATGGTGTTATAGAACTAGAGGTATCACACCCGGATTGTAAGTCACAATTTAAAACTGTTAGAATCAAGGGTGATACCTATGAAAAAATCAGATTGGAACATCATTTAGAGGAGTTGGATGAGGTTAAGGTTACCGGCACTGCGGACAATGTTACGACATCTGCTCAAGAAGACAGACTACGCTTAGAAGATGTAGAAAAGTTCAGTGGGGCTAGTTTGGGTGATGCCTTAAAGACAATGACCGGCGTTTCCTCGTTAAATACGGGAGCAAACATTGTAAAACCTGTGATACAAGGCCTTAACGGAAGTAGAATACTTATACTGAACAATAATGTTCGTATGCAAGATATGGAATGGGGGGAAGAACACGCGCCAAATGTGGATATCAATGCCAATCAGAACATTAGTATAATTAAAGGTGCTGCAGCATTGGAATACGGCGGAGATGCTATTGGTGGTGTTATTATTATGAATCCTTTGGCGGTAATCCGAAGTGATTCACTCTATGGGAAAACCCAGATGAACCTCTTTTCCAATGGTCGTGGCGGCAACTTAACTTCTACTTTGGTAAAATCTTATAAATCCGGGTTATACATAAAAGGACAAGGTTCCTACAAAAGGTTAGGTGACTTGGAGGCGCCCGACTACTTATTGTCCAATACGGGTATTCAAGAAAAAGGTATTGCTTTTACGATAGGTAAACGTGACTTCGTTCAGGGATGGGAAGCCTACTACTCACTATTTGATTCCGATATAGGAATTTTAAGAGCCTCACATATTGGTAACGTAGATGACCTAATAGAAGCAATTAATAGCGAAGAGCCAAGTATTATCAATAACTTTAGTTATGACATCATTAGACCCAATCAAGAAGTAACCCATCATCTTGGAAAACTAAACTATTATAGACGTTTCGAGGGTTTAGGAAAATGGTCCGTACAGTATGATTTTCAAAGAAACCGCAGATTGGAATATGATGTGCGTGTTGGTGATGATGCCAACAAAGCATCAATAGATTTAAGGCTTACGACGCATTCGTTATCTACTGACATAAAAATTGACTCCAACAAAGATGTAGACCTCAAAATTGGGCTTTTAGGCAGGTATCAATCTAATTTTGCCAATCCGGCGACCGGTGTTAGAAGACTCATACCTGATTATGACAAATATGATTTTGGTATTTTTTCTATTGCTGAATATGAAATTAATCCTCAAATCACGTTCGATGCAGGTTTACGATATGACTTTACTCGCATAAATGCTAAGAAGTTCTACAGGACATCTCGCTGGGAAGAACGTGGTTATGATGTTGATTTTGATGATTTGGTGATAGATGATTTAGGCACCCAATTATTGACCAATCCAATTTTTGATTATCACAATGTGTCAGCTACAGGAGGATTAAAATATAATTTTAGAAGTAATGATCTTGTTCGTTTAAACTACTCCTTTTCACAAAGAGCACCAAACCCATCAGAATTGTTCAGCGATGGCCTCCACCACTCTGCAGCTCGGATAGAACTCGGGGATTTAAGGATTAAAAGTGAATCCGCTTCTAAAATATCGGTATCTCTTGAAAAGACAGGAAATAACTGGGGTTATACTATTGCGCCATTCCTTAACAGTATAAACGATTTTATAATTTTGGAACCAACAGAAGTAGAGTTTACCATACGAGGTGCCTTCCCAGTGTGGTCATACCGCCAAACCAATGCCCAACTTCTAGGAATAGATGCCGCTATATATAGTAAATGGTCTTCCGCAATTAGAACGGACCATAAATTTTCGTGGGTTCGCGGAACGGATAGGGAAACCGATATTCCATTGATCAATATTCCCGCCGCTAACTTAAGTAACGTTATAAGTTATATCAATTCTAAGTTGAAGAACCTGAACATCTCTTTGGAAAGTCAGTATGTTTTTGAGCAACAAAGGTTCCCACCGAATATTCAAGTTTTTTCACCACAGCAACAACAAGAGGTAGCGCTGAACATTAATACGCCACCAGAAGCTTACCACTTACTGGCCTTGGATATAGAAACATCATTTACCATAACCAATGATAACGATTTTAAAATAGGCTTAAGAGCCACTAATTTATTAAACACAAATTACCGAGACTATTTAAATCGCCAACGCTATTTCGTTGATGATTTAGGTAGGAATATAAGTTTACGTCTAATCTATAATTATTAA